The Aspergillus chevalieri M1 DNA, chromosome 5, nearly complete sequence genome includes a region encoding these proteins:
- a CDS encoding uncharacterized protein (COG:S;~EggNog:ENOG410PJ3R) — MFGLFGGLGLPVGTDPERERPPPSVPTPLDFPIYNLPDSTEEDAESALKDLYNALVSIKRPQDITSSRFRAFNLKVEWEVPASRIVRHDTTSSVPPLPWEDNASGEGGQDGKPALMGNDNRYPDKERFETLRNELLVENDDGFREVSRMPPREGRQRVRIAQTRKFWAGFERMALYWDTSLDNYFERPSTPKQQPEDKRDKMQMDNENTQISERNTTMDVDQPAQTNGSNTNNDSGSRTPVARYTGRRVGAGHEMPEDAREETVRAFVEMAAWPFGCQVSIPTLPPRLAIKTLLFPVRMSFEAGRSPKDRTQARSGVLEGPVFVGQCRAETAFRTPEEDPGSGIGDVGDIFREVGAMLLAAQERAREGATDVRPGEGQWWTTVPRWGGGPNDGPEGEHHAEEDSSNHEKEKPHKRSKYDHPFLAMRRPRRMSNAERWSIVQPGQSLWEKKMKYMQIGKTVGSLYDDIYMVSSINHHISILHLRVHRRYLEIVTTGESDCTTESDGDQPWYELKLRRTRWYDFFEAKDRVEAFEGIWRIFHYNLRRV; from the exons ATGTTCGGTCTCTTTGGTGGCCTGG GCCTCCCTGTAGGTACCGATCCAGAAAGAGAACGCCCTCCTCCCTCCGTTCCGACTCCCCTCGACTTCCCCATCTACAACCTCCCCGACTCAACAGAAGAAGACGCCGAATCCGCCCTCAAAGACCTATACAACGCCCTAGTCTCCATAAAGCGACCCCAGGATATCACGTCGTCGAGGTTCCGGGCCTTCAACCTCAAAGTGGAGTGGGAGGTCCCTGCATCGCGCATTGTTCGACATGACACTACGAGCTCTGTCCCACCATTGCCTTGGGAGGACAACGCGTCTGGGGAGGGGGGTCAGGATGGTAAACCGGCACTTATGGGCAATGACAACCGGTATCCGGATAAAGAGCGGTTTGAGACGCTGAGGAATGAGTTGTTGGTTGAGAACGACGATGGGTTCCGGGAGGTTAGTCGGATGCCGCCTAGGGAGGGTCGTCAGAGGGTGAGGATCGCGCAGACGAGGAAGTTCTGGGCGGGATTTGAGCGAATGGCACTGTATTGGGACACCAGTTTGGATAATTACTTCGAACGCCCTTCTacgccaaagcagcagccgGAGGATAAGAGGGATAAGATGCAGATGGACAATGAGAACACACAAATATCAGAGAGAAATACGACAATGGACGTCGATCAGCCCGCACAAACAAATGGTAGCAACACCAATAACGATTCAGGATCTCGAACACCGGTCGCAAGGTACACTGGCCGCCGTGTTGGCGCCGGACACGAAATGCCCGAAGACGCCCGCGAGGAAACCGTCCGAGCCTTTGTCGAAATGGCTGCCTGGCCCTTTGGCTGCCAAGTCAGCATTCCCACACTCCCCCCACGACTAGCCATCAAGACACTACTCTTCCCAGTCCGAATGAGCTTCGAGGCAGGCCGCTCACCCAAGGACCGAACACAGGCCCGGAGCGGTGTCCTTGAGGGTCCGGTCTTTGTTGGCCAGTGCCGTGCCGAAACTGCCTTTCGAACTCCCGAAGAAGATCCCGGCTCCGGGATCGGTGACGTCGGCGATATATTCCGGGAGGTTGGTGCGATGCTACTAGCTGCCCAAGAACGCGCGCGCGAGGGGGCTACCGATGTCCGTCCCGGGGAGGGCCAATGGTGGACGACGGTACCTCGCTGGGGAGGGGGGCCGAACGATGGGCCAGAGGGCGAGCATCACGCCGAGGAGGATAGTAGCAACCACGAGAAGGAAAAACCGCATAAACGATCAAAATACGACCACCCGTTCCTGGCAATGCGGCGACCACGGAGGATGTCGAATGCAGAAAGGTGGAGCATTGTGCAGCCGGGGCAAAGTCTCTGGGAGAAAAAGATGAAGTATATGCAGATCGGAAAGACCGTGGGTAGTCTATACGATGAT ATCTACATGGTGTCCTCAATCAACCACCACATCTCCATCCTGCACCTACGCGTTCACCGTCGATATCTCGAAATCGTAACGACGGGAGAGAGCGACTGCACAACCGAGTCTGACGGAGACCAACCGTGGTACGAGTTGAAGCTGCGGCGGACGAGGTGGTATGACTTCTTCGAGGCGAAGGATCGGGTTGAGGCGTTTGAGGGCATATGGCGGATTTTCCATTATAACTTGCGGAGGGTGTAA